The following is a genomic window from Gemmatimonadota bacterium.
GCGCCTTGGCCAGGCGCCGGACGCTGCCCTGGGCGTCGAGCAGCGCCTTCATCTCTTCATCCCCGAGGGCGGTCTCGGTGTCGAGCAGCAGCGCGGCGGGCGCCGGGTCGGCCACCAGGCGGGCCAGGGCGTCGCCGCTGAGCACCACGTCGCCGTCGCAGATCACGATGCCCCGCCCCGCGCAGCGCTCCCGGGCGGCGAGCACGCTCATGCAGTTGCCGGTGGTCGCGTAGAGCGGGTTGGGCGTGAGGCGCACCTCGAGGGGCGGCGGCTGGTGCCGGAGGTGCTCCTCCACCTGCTCGGCGCGATAGCCGGTGACCACCACGGCGCGGGGAATGCCCGCGGCGGCGATGCGCTCCAGCTGCCGGGCCAGGATGGTCCGGCCGCCCACGTCGAGCAGCGGCTTGGGCGTCTCGTCGGTGAGCGGCCGGAGGCGCGAGCCGAGGCCCGCGGCGAGGATGATCGCGGTGAGGTCCATGGGGCGGAATGATAACCGGCGAGATGCGACGGAGGATCAACCGGGCGCGGGCGCCGGGACACGGGAAGCGGTCCGCTTCCCGTGTCCCCTGTCCCGTCCCTACAGCCCCGCGATGTCCCGCACCGCCTCGAGGAAGCGGTCGATCGTCGCGAGGTCGATGTGGCCCATGTTGGCCACGAGGAAGCTGTCGTGGCTCACCGGGCCCTTGCCCCGGTACACCAGGAAGCCGCGGGTGCGCAGGTCGTGGTTGAACGAGTCGAAGCTGAGCCCCGAGGGGAGCTGCG
Proteins encoded in this region:
- a CDS encoding phosphocholine cytidylyltransferase family protein; this translates as MDLTAIILAAGLGSRLRPLTDETPKPLLDVGGRTILARQLERIAAAGIPRAVVVTGYRAEQVEEHLRHQPPPLEVRLTPNPLYATTGNCMSVLAARERCAGRGIVICDGDVVLSGDALARLVADPAPAALLLDTETALGDEEMKALLDAQGSVRRLAKALDPAQCAGESIGIQKVGGLALPIFWATLEAMRDAGDTQGYYEDAFQRMMHAGVSFRTVPIGHHEWTEIDDLADLEDARARFAR